In the genome of Euleptes europaea isolate rEulEur1 chromosome 7, rEulEur1.hap1, whole genome shotgun sequence, one region contains:
- the DUSP23 gene encoding dual specificity protein phosphatase 23, whose translation MASAVPPNFSWVAPGRLAGMAMPRHPTHYQYMYEHGIRHLVSLTERSPPYHDTCPGIQLHRVRITDFCPPSPEQIQHFLQVVEDANAKGEAVAVHCMLGFGRTGTMLACYLVKTQKITGVDAIHKIREMRPGSIETADQEKAVVQFHHRVK comes from the exons ATGGCCTCTGCCGTACCACCCAATTTCTCCTGGGTAGCGCCCGGCCGGCTGGCAGGGATGGCCATGCCTCGGCACCCCACCCACTATCAGTACATGTACGAACACGGCATCCGGCACCTGGTCTCGCTCACGGAGCGCAGCCCGCCTTACCACGACACTTGCCCCGGCATCCAGCTGCACCGCGTCCGCATCACAGACTTCTGCCCGCCGTCGCCGGAGCAGATTCAGCATTTCTTGCAGGTTGTGGAGGATGCCAATGCCAAGGGAGAG GCGGTGGCGGTGCATTGCATGCTGGGATTTGGCCGAACTGGAACCATGCTGGCCTGTTACCTCGTGAAGACCCAGAAGATCACCGGCGTCGACGCCATCCACAAAATCCGCGAGATGCGACCCGGCTCCATCGAGACAGCCGACCAGGAGAAAGCCGTCGTCCAGTTCCACCACCGTGTCAAATAG